The following nucleotide sequence is from Cicer arietinum cultivar CDC Frontier isolate Library 1 chromosome 2, Cicar.CDCFrontier_v2.0, whole genome shotgun sequence.
aatattaattttatacacCCAAAATAATTAGTAgtatcatataaaataattagtaaTATCATAAATGCAACTATTGTGAATATACAACACCATAAAGGAAACATTACTCTTTTGTtatgattttcatttttattattcttagGAGGAGAACCAAGATTCTCTCAAACATCACATAACAAACAATAACCcctaatttaaataaatcactCAACCATAAACTCTAAACATAAAGCTACAAACCAATTCCCACAAGTCTCGAGAATTAGTCTCTGCAGTTACACGCATAAGATACTAAGTTTCCACCATAAAACTACAAACCAATTTTTCAAGGACTATACTTTAAACACAATAATCATAAAACTCAGAAATATGTGCAATATGATCCATAGTGTGACTAGGAATCTTATCAAGTTTAACAGGATTGTTCTTCCCTCCAACCAGTTTAGCTGGATTCCCAACAACAGTAGTCCTAGGAGGAACATCCTTAATGACAACAGAACCAGCACCAATTTTAGCACCATCACCAATCTTAATATTCCCTAAAATACAAGTTCCAGCACCTATCAACACCCCATCACCAATCTTTGGATGCCTATCACCACAAGCTTTACCAGTCCCTCCTAATGTAACACCATGCAAAATTGAAACATCATTCCCAATAACAGCAGTTTCACCAACCACAATCCCAGTTGCATGATCCAACAAAATCCCACTTCCAATTTTAGCTCCTGGATGAATATCAACTCCAAAAACTTCAGATACCCTATTCTGAATCATAACTGCTAAAACTTTTCTTCCTTTTAGCCACAAATCATGAGCTATCCTATGAGCTTGACATGCTAAAAACCCTTTGAAATTCAAGAAACAATGCACATGACTTATACAAGCAGGGTCTCTTTCATTAACTACTTTCAAATCATATTTCACAGCATCCATAATTTGTTTATCAGATTCCAaaactttaacaaaaagatCAACAAGTGTTGTGCTCGGAACACTTACACTGCTTAATTTAACAGCAAGATAATTAGACAAAGCACTTTCCAATGATTTGTGACACAAAATTGAAACATGATAGTAAGTGGATAAAATTGGTTCAACAGTGACATCAACTTTGGCTTCTTCTTGCATCTTTGTCCAAACACAATCTTCAACCTCATCATCATTTCTTTCAGATTGTTCCACAACTGAATTAGTGTGTAAACTATTGTTTACACCAAATTTGAAACTTGGTGTCAAGATTTTGTTTCCATAGGAATAATCATTTTTGATTGAATTGGGatcaatagaagaagaaatTGACATGAATTGATGAGATTGAGATGTGTGGTGACTAAGAGAAAGGAGAAACCATTTTTTTGGTGTTGGATTGACAAAGAAATTGAGGAAACGCTTTCTCATCATAACTTGTCTTTGATTGaagaaccaaaatatttttgtcaaaGGTTAGTCCTAGAATATTTCATTTCATTATATTAtatagtatataataataatgtataaccCTAAGATGGAATCATTCCCCTTTTTTATTGAGCCCAACACTGTATTGACAATTGGgtcaaaaaaacattaaatgaacaatacttaattatttatttgtggatagaattattattatttttaaatattttcattactTATGTTTTGCATTTACTTCAATATCTAATAGGTTTGCATCACATATGATAATGTGTTGAAAAATAGAGACTATATTTATCATAAGTAAATGTTATTGGTTAGTTTTGTTAAAGGTGTGAGAAATTTGTTAGCAACAAGAATTGAGTTCTAGATTTGTTTTACCCTAATTCATACATTTGAGCGCAATATTCAGaaattagaaaattaaataataatttgaataaaagtaagatactaattatatttaaaagtttGTTGACTTATATGTATGCTCtagtttttcaaattcaaattcattatTATATGTATGCtctaatttcaaattcaaaatcattGTTATATTTAAATGTTTGTTGACTTATATGTATGCTCAAGTTTGGTTACAATTTGAAATTCATTGGTATTTGTATGTTCtagtttttgttgttttagATATTGGATCGGTTTTTCTTTATCCGTTGGAAATGAGTTTTATTATATTGgaagtatttatatttatagaaattttAATGTTTGTACTTATCTTAATTGTCAAAGAATCTAATCTTATATGATATCATgtttcaactctatttttttaataatatatttaaatatgtcaaaaatgaatggatgttaatatttttaaattattaaaagtaatatctaacaaatatgtcaaaatttaatataatagttatagtattaataaaaaatattatttatatttatttaaataaattgatatgatagacatacaaaaaaaaattatgtgacatatagtttaacttttttaaataaataatttttttaaaatctaatgtttaaaaataaaaaaaagtttaatctAACATAAATAGTAGGTCTCAGTAGGTCAGCATGATCTATTTCAGAGagtatatcataaaaaaaaattattttcaaatttaaatttaatcagtTATAAGTTATACCTATAAGGCTATAACATTATGTTGTCAAATATACAAGCATTTCAAGAATGtggaaatgaaaaaaataaaaattaaccacAATTCTTGAAAAGAAATTTAACCAATCAGATCACCAATATcctaatttcaatttcaatattttttgtttttgttttttgatgtatcaatttcaataatttaatatatgctTCTTGGCCATCTCTATATATTATGTAAAGGGCGTATAGACGTatgttttctttatattttatatttctatattttttagttttttttttttttgttacatttgATAAGAAATATaaggtatatttttatttatgtaggGGTAATGGGACAATAATTGGCTGAATCTATATCAAAGAGACAACTAGATGTTTTCTTCACAaccattataaataaatataattttcaatctAAACACTAAAGCAACAaaatttctatatttatattatatcttaATATTTAGAACTAATTGTAGTATattaaaaattccaaaatattattcggattaattttatttagagatgtattttacatatttgaattgatcaatctaaatatatatttttgtatatttgagaatattaaaaatgagaaaagaaacactctaaatatatattttaaaattttgatccgcacagttaaaatcaatataagtacctacaataaaaaaaaagtgaagactcttatattttaaagtttagtTGTGGTATCCAACAATTATTCATACAAAGCcatacaattattttaaatttagttaatttttatataatttaaattttgagatgatTTTTGTTTAGAGACATCAATATCCAACCAAACTCAtaaatatctaataatttacATAAAATGTATTAGGTTTGAGATTTGAGTTTTTTCAATACacaatatttaagttttttccaatataatttcttactaacaaacaaaattaatataaattttataaaataaaaataaa
It contains:
- the LOC101509047 gene encoding serine acetyltransferase 1, chloroplastic, producing the protein MMRKRFLNFFVNPTPKKWFLLSLSHHTSQSHQFMSISSSIDPNSIKNDYSYGNKILTPSFKFGVNNSLHTNSVVEQSERNDDEVEDCVWTKMQEEAKVDVTVEPILSTYYHVSILCHKSLESALSNYLAVKLSSVSVPSTTLVDLFVKVLESDKQIMDAVKYDLKVVNERDPACISHVHCFLNFKGFLACQAHRIAHDLWLKGRKVLAVMIQNRVSEVFGVDIHPGAKIGSGILLDHATGIVVGETAVIGNDVSILHGVTLGGTGKACGDRHPKIGDGVLIGAGTCILGNIKIGDGAKIGAGSVVIKDVPPRTTVVGNPAKLVGGKNNPVKLDKIPSHTMDHIAHISEFYDYCV